In Micromonospora sp. LH3U1, one genomic interval encodes:
- a CDS encoding MMPL family transporter: MATLLYRLGRGALRRRRLVVALWLVVLVVAGLAAATLRGPTASNFTMPGTESQRALDLLAEQFPAASGATGTIAVKAPADGQLGTPQGQAVVQELVQEASTLPGVVGAVDPLQVGAVSPNGRYALVQVQFATGGDEVTDEQRAAYEEVGASVEAKGWQVAPGGEVLGGEPEIGSTEALGVLVAAIVLIITFGSLVAAGMTMLNALIGVGVGMAGLFALSGVIELTSTAPILALMLGLAVGIDYSLFITSRHRQNLLEGLSPEEAVGRAVGTAGSAVVFAGATVVIALAGLAVVNIPFLTVMGLAAAATVTIAVLVAITLQPALLGFAGNRVLPRRLRSAVDAAAPNDPVGEETLPVEDRSGFGFRWARFVTRFRVPVILVSLLGLGLLALPTPDMRLALPDASAATVGSPARVASDLTTEGFGPGFTGRLAVVVAGDDAQATAAAVPQVTAMIQRTENVLAVAPPQLSPDGRTALLGVIPKTGPTDEATETLVHEVRDAVGGVKGAEVLLTGATAVGIDVSEKLSDALPIYLLLVVGLSVLLLMLVFRSLLVPLKAALGFLLTVAATFGITVAIFQQGHLADLVGLDTPAPLVSFLPILLIGILFGLAMDYEVFLVSRMREDFVHGDSAREATISGMGHGARVVTAAALIMMSVFGGFVFLDDPIIKSMGFALAIGVAIDAFVVRMTIVPAVMSLLGDRAWWLPRWLNRALPNVDIEGEGLREHLTDRTPTRV, translated from the coding sequence ATGGCCACCCTGCTCTACCGGCTCGGCCGGGGCGCGTTGCGCCGGCGACGGCTCGTCGTCGCGCTCTGGCTCGTCGTACTCGTCGTCGCCGGCCTGGCCGCGGCGACCCTGCGCGGCCCGACGGCGAGCAACTTCACCATGCCCGGCACCGAGAGCCAGCGCGCGCTGGACCTGCTGGCCGAACAGTTCCCCGCGGCCAGCGGCGCCACCGGCACCATCGCGGTCAAGGCACCGGCTGACGGCCAACTGGGGACCCCGCAGGGCCAGGCCGTGGTGCAGGAACTGGTCCAGGAGGCCTCGACACTGCCCGGCGTGGTCGGCGCGGTCGACCCGCTCCAGGTCGGCGCGGTCTCGCCCAACGGCCGGTACGCGCTGGTCCAGGTCCAGTTCGCCACCGGCGGCGACGAGGTGACCGACGAACAGCGCGCCGCGTACGAGGAGGTCGGCGCTTCCGTTGAGGCGAAGGGTTGGCAGGTCGCCCCGGGCGGCGAGGTGCTGGGTGGTGAGCCGGAGATCGGCTCCACCGAGGCGCTCGGCGTACTGGTCGCCGCGATCGTCCTGATCATCACGTTCGGTTCACTGGTCGCCGCCGGAATGACCATGCTCAACGCGCTGATCGGCGTGGGCGTCGGCATGGCCGGTCTGTTCGCGCTGAGCGGCGTCATCGAGTTGACCAGCACCGCGCCGATCCTGGCGCTGATGCTCGGCCTCGCCGTCGGTATCGACTACTCGCTGTTCATCACCTCTCGGCACCGACAGAACCTGCTCGAAGGGCTGTCCCCGGAGGAGGCGGTCGGCCGGGCCGTGGGTACCGCCGGTTCCGCCGTGGTCTTCGCGGGCGCCACCGTGGTCATCGCGCTGGCCGGGCTTGCCGTGGTGAACATCCCGTTCCTCACCGTGATGGGCCTCGCCGCTGCCGCCACGGTCACCATCGCCGTGCTCGTGGCGATCACCCTCCAGCCCGCACTGCTGGGCTTCGCCGGCAACCGGGTGCTCCCGCGCCGGCTGCGCTCCGCGGTCGACGCCGCCGCGCCGAACGACCCGGTGGGCGAAGAGACGCTGCCGGTCGAGGACCGCTCCGGGTTCGGCTTCCGCTGGGCACGGTTCGTCACCCGCTTCCGGGTGCCGGTCATCCTGGTCTCGCTGCTCGGCCTGGGGCTGCTCGCGCTGCCCACGCCGGACATGCGGCTGGCCCTGCCGGACGCCAGCGCGGCTACGGTGGGCTCCCCCGCCCGGGTGGCGAGCGACCTGACCACCGAGGGCTTCGGTCCGGGCTTCACCGGCCGGCTCGCGGTGGTCGTGGCGGGCGACGACGCGCAGGCGACCGCGGCTGCGGTGCCGCAGGTCACGGCAATGATCCAGCGAACCGAGAACGTCCTCGCGGTGGCGCCGCCGCAGCTGAGCCCGGACGGCCGGACCGCGCTGCTCGGAGTGATACCGAAGACCGGCCCGACCGACGAGGCCACCGAGACCCTGGTGCACGAGGTTCGCGATGCGGTCGGCGGGGTCAAGGGCGCCGAGGTGCTGCTCACCGGCGCCACCGCGGTCGGTATCGACGTCTCGGAGAAGCTCTCCGACGCGCTGCCGATCTACCTGCTGCTGGTGGTCGGGCTCTCGGTGCTGCTGCTGATGCTGGTGTTCCGCTCGCTGCTGGTGCCGCTCAAGGCGGCACTTGGTTTCCTGCTCACCGTGGCCGCCACGTTCGGCATCACGGTGGCGATCTTCCAGCAGGGCCACCTCGCCGACCTGGTCGGCCTGGACACCCCGGCCCCGCTGGTCAGCTTCCTACCCATCTTGCTGATCGGCATCCTGTTCGGGTTGGCCATGGACTACGAGGTGTTCCTGGTCTCCCGGATGCGGGAGGACTTCGTGCACGGCGACAGCGCGCGCGAGGCCACTATCAGCGGCATGGGCCACGGTGCCCGGGTGGTCACCGCCGCCGCGCTGATCATGATGTCCGTCTTCGGCGGCTTCGTGTTCCTCGACGACCCGATCATCAAGTCGATGGGCTTCGCGCTCGCCATCGGCGTGGCCATCGACGCGTTCGTGGTCCGGATGACCATCGTGCCTGCGGTGATGTCCCTGCTCGGTGACCGCGCCTGGTGGCTTCCCCGCTGGCTCAACCGAGCCCTTCCGAACGTCGACATCGAGGGCGAGGGCCTGCGCGAGCACCTAACGGACCGCACCCCGACGCGGGTCTAA